The Actinomycetota bacterium genomic sequence CCTGGTGATGGCGGCCGAGTAGCGCCGCGTTCCGCGGACGCTTCGGGAGGAGCACGATGGGCAAGGTCGGGATCGTCTGCGACAGCACGGCTGACCGCCCGCTCGAGTGGTACGCGGAGCGCGACGTGTCGATGGTGCCACTCAAGGTCTCCTTCGGTGAGGAGACCTTCCTCGACTGGCGCGAGATGGCGCCCGACGAGTTCTTCCCGCGCCTGAAGGCCTTCGCCGGGCTTCCGAAGACCTCGCAGCCCTCGCCGGCGGACTTCACCGCGGCGTACGAGGCGCTGGCTGCCGCCGGCGCCGAGGAGATCGTGTCCATCCACCTCACCTCACCGCTGTCGGGCACCGTCCAGTCGGCCACCTTGGCCGCCGAGACCGCTCCCGTGCCGGTCCGGGTCGTGGACACCAAGCTGGTCAGCCAGGCCGTCGCGCTCGTGGTGCTCGCCGCCGTCGAGGCGCGGGACGCCGGGGGCGACGGGGCGGCGGTCGAGGCGGCGGCGCTTCGCACGGCGGCCTCGACCAGGCTCTTCTTCGTCCTCGACACGCTCGACTACCTGGTGAAGGGCGGCCGCGCGGGCAAAGCCCAGGGGCTCGCCGCGTCGCTCCTCGACATCAAGCCGATCCTGACCTTCAACGCCGAGGGGACCATCGAGCCGTTCAAGAAGGTCAAGGGGCGCCGGAAGGCGTTCCAGGAGCTCGCCGCGCACGTCGCCGAGGAGACGCAGACCGCGGGCCGCGCGCGCCTCGCGCTGCTGCACTCCGTGTCCCCCGAGACCGTTGCGGACTTGCGAGGTGCGCTGGAGGCGAGCGGAGCCGACTACGAGCTCGAGAGCGTGGGCCTGGTCGGCGCGGTCATCGGCACGTACGCGGGACCCGACGCGGTGGGCGTCGCGTACCA encodes the following:
- a CDS encoding DegV family protein, giving the protein MGKVGIVCDSTADRPLEWYAERDVSMVPLKVSFGEETFLDWREMAPDEFFPRLKAFAGLPKTSQPSPADFTAAYEALAAAGAEEIVSIHLTSPLSGTVQSATLAAETAPVPVRVVDTKLVSQAVALVVLAAVEARDAGGDGAAVEAAALRTAASTRLFFVLDTLDYLVKGGRAGKAQGLAASLLDIKPILTFNAEGTIEPFKKVKGRRKAFQELAAHVAEETQTAGRARLALLHSVSPETVADLRGALEASGADYELESVGLVGAVIGTYAGPDAVGVAYHPLA